TACGGGCCTGACTGTGGCTGAGCTGAACCGTTGTTTAGCTGTTGCAGGAGTGACCTACGGCCGCTTTGAGAAAGGGGAGGTCATCTATCAGCGCAGCAACTATCAACGCCGGCTTGGCATCATTCTCGAGGGCTGTGTACAAGTGAGTAAGATTTTGGACGACGGCCAGAAGATGATTATGAATATCCTGTCGGAGGGTAGCTTGGTGGGCGGGGCCACCTTGTTTCACGACTTTGATTATTATGTGGTGGAAATCACCGCTACCGTAGACACTAAGTTGCTGTTTCTGTCCCAGGCGGCGCTGGAGAGGATGTTTCAGGCTGATTATCGTCTGGCCCGCAATTATATCAGTTATCTTTCTAGCCGTATCTACTTTCTAAACCATAAAATTGACCGGTTCACGCGCTCGAGTGCTGAGCGCAAAGTACTGGACTATCTAGCCGACAATGCGGCTCCGAGCAACGGCGGGCACGAAGTTTGTCTGATCTACAGCATGAAAGATCTGGCGGCAGCGCTGAACATCAGCCGGGCTTCTTTGTATCGGGTGCTAGACAATCTGGTGGAGGAGGGAATAATTC
This Bacillota bacterium DNA region includes the following protein-coding sequences:
- a CDS encoding Crp/Fnr family transcriptional regulator is translated as MAAEITNRPQELLLHTPLFTGLTVAELNRCLAVAGVTYGRFEKGEVIYQRSNYQRRLGIILEGCVQVSKILDDGQKMIMNILSEGSLVGGATLFHDFDYYVVEITATVDTKLLFLSQAALERMFQADYRLARNYISYLSSRIYFLNHKIDRFTRSSAERKVLDYLADNAAPSNGGHEVCLIYSMKDLAAALNISRASLYRVLDNLVEEGIIQRDQNCIHIQDVGRLT